The following DNA comes from Candidatus Alcyoniella australis.
TCGCCCTCCTGGTAGTCGAAGACGTACTTGAAGGTCGTGGCCGTATAGACCATGTAGCCGCCCACGGTGTGCATCACGCCCTTGGGCTTGCCGGTGGAACCGGAGGTATAGAGCACAAACAGCGGATCTTCGGAATCCATCATCTCGGGGGCGCACTCCTTGGGAGCGTCGGCCACCATCTCGTGCCACCAGTAGTCGCGGCCCTCGGTCATCTCGACCTCGCCGCCGGTCCGCTTGCAGACCACGCAGGCATCGACCTTGTGGTTGCGGTCCGAGCACATCTTCATCGCGGCGTCGGCATTGCCCTTCAGCGGAACCGTCTTGGCGCCGCGCCAGACACCATCGGTGGTGACCAGCACTTTGCAGCCCGAGTCGAGGATACGATCGGACAGCGCCTCGGCCGAGAAGCCGCCGAAGACTACGCTGTGGATCGCGCCGATACGCGCACAGGCCAGGCAGGTGATCGCCAGCTCGGGGACCATCGGCATGTAGACGCTCACGCGGTCGCCCTTTTTCACGCCGAGCTTCTTGAGCACGTTGGAAAACTGGCAGACTTCTTCGTACAGCTCGCGGTAGGTGATCCGGCGCTCTTCGCCAGGCTCGTTGCCTTCCCACAGGTAGGCCACCTTGTCGCCGCTCTTCTCCAGATGGCGGTCCAGGGCGTTGACCGTGATGTTGGTCTTGGCGCCCAGGAAGTACTTGATGCTGATGTCGTTCTCGAAATCGTACTCACGAACCTTGGACCACTTGGTGTCCCACCAGAATTCGTCGGCGATCTTGCCCCAGAAACCCTCGGGGTCGTTGATCGACTCATCCCACATCTTCTGGTATTGCTCGCGTGACTTGATCCACGCTTTTTCCTTGAAGGCGTCCGGAACCGGAAAAATCCGGTTTTCCAGGCTCATGGAAGTGATCGTTTTTTTCTTTTCGGCCATTTGGGGTGTCCTCCTTGCAGATCGAAACTACGGGCGTCCAGAGCCTGGGCCGCGGCGTTCGCTCGGACCAAGGTGGCCGCAAAATTATCGTTCAGCTAATTCCCTCTGGGAACAGCTTGTTTACCACATACCGCGCACAGCTTTCGAGCCGTTTGCTAACCATTGGGCAATCCATGTGCGGTTCGACCGGTGCCACTGAATGAAGATTCATTCAGCGTCAGGGGGCACCATCATACAAAATCTTTGTGGTGTGTCAAGTGATTTCGGCCCTGCATTCGGCAGTGAGACCGCCACAATTCAGCCCTCTGGCGTGGAGACCTTAACCCTTTGAATCTCAATGGTATTTTGACACGAACTTTTGCCCGCTTTCCCATGAGTCCACATCGTCCGGCGAATCGGTTATCATGGCCGGCAACCGATCGTCACGGAGGGAAGGATGCGAGTAAGTCGGATACGAGTGATCGTCGTGGTGCTGGCGCTGGCCCTGATCTGCCCCGCGGCCCATGCCGCTACCGAGCGTGAGCTGTTGCAGTTGTTCGCCGCGGGCAACGTCAAGTGGCTCGCCGAGCCGCTGCTCAAGGCCGCCCAGGAGATCGCGCAGATCCAAAATCCCGGGTCGGAGTTGGAAAAGTTCCACGGGTTGTGCCTGCTCAAGGTCGGCTACATCCGACTTTACGAGGGCAACGCCGACCAGGCGCAGCGTTACATTCTTCAGAGCGTTCCGCGCTTCGAGGCCGCGCTTAGGCACAAACCCAAAGACATCGAGGCGATGTTCGGCCGAGCGATGGCCTACATCACCCTGGCGCAGATGGGGCCGCAACTGATGACGCGCTACGCCCCGGATGTGGACCTGGCGTTGCAGGCGATGGACGGCGTGGACCCCTACCATTTCCTCTCGATCGAGGCCAAGGCCGCGCGCGGCCTGGTGCTCCCCGCGCAACTCGGCGGCGACCCGGCCAAGTCCGAGGTGGACCTGGAGCTGCTGCTGCAGTACGAGCCGGAGAACACCGAGGTGCTGTGCTGGCTGGCCGTGGCCCAGAGCCGCAACGGCCACGACGAGCAGGCGCGCGCCACCCTGAAAAAGGTGCTGGCGATCAATCCGGACCACCTGCGGGCAAAAAAGCTGCTGCAGCGGATGTAGCGTTAGGCTAGACTGCCGTCAATCACGAGGGAAGGTTTGATGTCGTATCGATTGGCAATCGCGCTGATTCTGATTCTGGCGTTAGCCGTGCCGGCCACGGCCGCGCAGCAGCTCTATGTACGTTCGGACGAGGCGGGCAACGAAGTACTCTGGCGGCTGGCAATCGACGGCCGCAAGGTCTGGGAGGCGCACGACATTGCGGCCCGCGGCACACCGGACCTGCTGTTTTTCTTTGACAAAGCCGGCGAGCACTACCGCCGGGTGCTGGTCGACATCGACGGCAACGGCAGCGCCGACGTAGTTGCGCTGTTCGACTCGGACCGCAACTTCCGCACGCTCTACGACTGCGACGGCGACGGCCGCTTCGGCGACTCGTGCCCCGGCGGCATGGGCGAGATCACCGAACAGTTCCTCGACGTGATCCTGCGCGTCAACCTACGGATGGCCCTCGAGCGCCGAATCGAGAGCGACCGCTACCCCGAGGTCTACTGGAGCACGCGTCCGGCCCAGCCTGCGCGCGGCGAGATTGCCGAGGGACCGATCCGCATCGACCGCGGCCAAAGCCGCTACCTGACCATCGACGTGAGCTGGACCCCGGCTGCCATCGGCCCGGATACCGACCCCAAGGTCCGACCGCTGACGATCACCGCGTCAAAAATTCTGATGGTCCAGGGCGCGGCCGCGGGCACGGCGTTGCGCGGACTGCGGGCCCAGACCAGCCTGCCCGACGACCCGGACGCCGACCTGGCCGCGGACCTCGACGTCGAGGCCTTTACCGTGCCGCTGGACTCGCCGGCCGATGCGCCGCGCTGGCTGCTGGCGGTCAACGGCCGTTTGCGGCTGCCCGGCAAGTTCGACGGCGGATTCGCGATGTTCACCGAACTATCAACCGACATTCCGGCGATGGTCACTACGCCGGTGCTCAACGCCGACGGCAGCCACAAAGACCTGCTGTTCTTCATCATCCAGATCGCGGGGCCGGTCGAACCTTGAGAACCGCGGCCGCCGCGGTCGTGCTGGCGCTGCTGCTGGCCGCAGCCTCCGCAACGGCCCAGGAAGAGCCCTCCGACGAGCCGTTCCTCTACTGGCACGACTTCCAGCCGCCCGATCCCAACAAAGATTTTCAGCTGGCCCAGGTCTACGCCGTTGACCGCGTACAGGCGGCGCGCACGGGCAACGTGCTCTCCGGACACGTGCTCTCGCGCCACCAGTACCGGCTGGCCCAGGACGGCCTGCTCGAGCTGCCCGCGGTCTACCTGACGCGGCGCACGCTGCTGCTCGAGGCGCCGGTGCTGCGCGGCCTGAGCGGGCCACGGGTACTGCTGATGCTCGACGGGCTGAGCGCCGATCCGATGGTCTGGCCCGACGCGCCCTACGAGGATTTGAGCTACGTCGATCCCCAGGCCACGGGACGCATCGAGGTCGTGCGCGGCCCGGCCTCGTCGCTCTACGGCTCGGGCGCACTGGGCGGCGCGGTCTCGGCCGAGAGCGTGCTGCGCCAGGATTTCCGCACGGGCTTCGACTTCTCCTCGGGCCTGCTGGGACGCATCGGCAGCGGCGCAGGCGAGCAGCTGGGGTCGCTGGCATTGGAGAGCAACGTCACCGATTACTTCGGCGGGACGGGCGTGGCCTCGTTCAGTGTGGTTCAGGATCACGACGCGGGCGGGTCCCTCGGGCGGCGGCCGGACAACGGCTATCGCCGCCAGGATCTGACCATGACCCTCAACGTGCCCGACCGCGGAAACCTCGATGCCGACGCCGTGATCAGCCTGCACGATATCGACCGCTTCGGCGACACGCCGCGGATTAACGAATCGCGCCGCGAGCTCTACCGCCTGCGCCTGCGATCCAATAATTTCGGTCAGGCGTTGGAGTGGATCGAGCTTTCCGGCGGAGCCTATCTGCGCCACCGACGGCGCTCAATGCCCATCGATCCGGCACAGCCCTCCATCGACCGCGAGCATTCGCTCTCGGGGCAGGCGCGTCTGAGCTCGAGCCTGCGTATGGGGCGCTTTTTCGCCATGCTGTTCGGCGCGGATTGGATCTCCGACCGCTACGAGGGTCGCCGCGACGGACCGGGCAACACGCCGCCGGCCCTGCCCGACGATGCGCATGCCCAACGCCTGGGGCTCTACAGCGAAATCGAGTTCGAGCCGCTGCCCTGGCTGCATATCGTGCCCGCGGCGCGCGGCGAATGGCTGTGGGCCGAGGCACGGCGCGAGATCCAAGGACTGCCGACCCAAGACGTCTCCCTCGACAATTTCGATCACGCCGAATCGATCAGCAGCGTGCTCGACGTCGGCCGCGACCTACACCTGTTCGGCCGCTTCGAACGCGCCTACCGCTTCCCGGAGATGGCGCAGATCGCCGGGCTGGAGACCGGAGCCGGAGCGCTGCTGGTGCCCGCACGCGACATCAGGCCCGAGCGGCTGACCAGCGTTGAGGCCGGATTGCGCTACGACGACGGCAAGTCGCGCTTCGACCTGTGCAGCGCCTGGTCGCACCTGGACCAAGGGTTCGTGCTCGAGCCCGCGCAGCTTGATGGACGCGACGAGCTTGGCGGCCGCAAGCTGCTGCGCGCGATCAACAACGGCGAGCTGACCCTGTACTCGATCGAGGGCGACGCGCAGTTCAAGCTGGGACTGAACTGGATGTACCAAATCCAGGGCGCCTACACCTGGGGACGTGACGAATACGCCGACGCGGCGGCCGACGGCGTGCCGCCGTACTTCGGCTCGACCCTGCTGCACTGGAATTCCGACGACGAGCGGATCAGCTTCGAGCCCTACATGGAGTGGGCCGCGCCCCAACGCCGCGTGGGCCAAACCGATCGGCTCTACCCGCTGCAAGGGCGCAAAACCGCGGGCTACGTGACCTACAACGGCCGAATGCTGTTCGAGGTCACGCGCTACATCCGCGTAATGATCGAAGGACGCAACCTGGCCGACGCGCGGGTGCGCCGCAACAGCTCAACCGAGTTCGAGCCCGGCCGTAGCTTCCTAGCCACCGTCCAAATGCACTTCTAATGCTCGCGTAGGTCGCCGGTCTTAATCCAACGATCCACCCCGCGCCCGGCTTTGAGCCGGGGGCAAAACTCGCGGCAGCTTGGAGCTGCCACAAAACACGCGACCGGACCATGCTCTTGGTTCAACGATGCTCCCCGCGACAAACGAATGGGGATGGTGGAAAAGATCGATAAACCGATCTTTGTGTGTGGGGCTCGCGGGGCATTGGAACGAAATTTCTTAATGTCGGAGTGCATGCCGCCTTTGACAGTATCCGCGACCCTCAACAGTCAGCATGTCAGCCTTACTGGATTCTCAACGCATTTTTTCTTCGACATGCACCTGGAAGAGCACGCTTTTCAGCCCACCTCAAAATAAATTTCGTTCCAACACCCCGCGAGCCAGGGTGGGGTGGGACAGGCGCGGCAACCTGGAAAACGAGTTGCTAAACGATGCTTGCTGCGACGCGGGGTGGATTGTTGGTCAACTACCAACGTAATCCGCGAGCTTTGCACCGGCTCTAAGCCGGCGTTGCCGCGCCGCTCTCTCTCCCCGCGCGAGCAGTGGCGGGACAAAACCTGAAGCGTGATGGATCGCTCTGTGCGTTCTCATCCGTGTGTGGACTGATAATCGGACTTGGCAGGTACAGGTGCCACGCCACAACCGCCAATTGATAATCGTAGTAAACAGCTTGTCTCGATGCACCAAGGGTCTTTGAGAACGCGCTGAACGATCCATCGCGCGTAAATCCCTCGACAATGCCCTGCTCGCGCCCACCAAATAATGTTATCCAACATTATTACCCTCCCCCATCTCTCGACGCGGAGAAGGTCGTGGCGCTACGACCAGCGAACTACGCGAGTTTTGCTGCGGCTCTAAGCCGCCTCAAAGGTGCCTAAAAGGCGTTGCCGATGGTGATGTAGAACTCGCCGGGGGTTTCGTCCTTGAGGCGGTCGAGTTTAAATCCGTAGTCCGCGCTGATCGGCCCTACGGGCGTGAGGTAGCGCAGGCCCACTCCGGCAGATGTGCGCAGCTCGCTGATGTCCACGTGGTTGGCGTCGGTCCAGACGGTGCCCGCGTCAAAGAACAGCAGGCCGCCCAGGCCCCAGGCGATGGGGAAACGCAACTCCTGGTTGGCGTGGGCCATGGCCAGTCCGCCCACCGGGGTCTTGCCGTCGTCGCCCAGGGGGCTGATCTCGTCGTTGGCAAAGCCGCGAATCGTGGTGCTGCCGCCCAGGAAGAAACGCTTGGTGATCGGCACCTCCAGATCGTCTTCAAGGCTCTGAGCATGACCGCCGCGCAGTTGCATGGCGAACACCAGCCCCTTGAGCGGCGGCAGCGCGCGGAACAGCGGGAAGTACCACGAGGTGCGACCCACGAATTTCAGGTAGTGCACGTCGGATTGCAGCGGCTGGGTCGAGTACTCGAGCACCAGCGAATTTACCGAGCCGCTGGTCGGGTTGTATGGGTCGTTGCGCGAGTC
Coding sequences within:
- a CDS encoding acetate--CoA ligase, whose product is MAEKKKTITSMSLENRIFPVPDAFKEKAWIKSREQYQKMWDESINDPEGFWGKIADEFWWDTKWSKVREYDFENDISIKYFLGAKTNITVNALDRHLEKSGDKVAYLWEGNEPGEERRITYRELYEEVCQFSNVLKKLGVKKGDRVSVYMPMVPELAITCLACARIGAIHSVVFGGFSAEALSDRILDSGCKVLVTTDGVWRGAKTVPLKGNADAAMKMCSDRNHKVDACVVCKRTGGEVEMTEGRDYWWHEMVADAPKECAPEMMDSEDPLFVLYTSGSTGKPKGVMHTVGGYMVYTATTFKYVFDYQEGDVFWCTADIGWVTGHSYIVYGPLVAGATSVMFEGVPTYPDAGRFWAVCAKYKVTQFYTAPTAIRAIAREGNTFVDKHDLSSLRLLGTVGEPINPEAWIWYYETVGGSNCPIVDTWWQTETGGIMISPLPGAIDIKPG
- a CDS encoding tetratricopeptide repeat protein, whose product is MRVSRIRVIVVVLALALICPAAHAATERELLQLFAAGNVKWLAEPLLKAAQEIAQIQNPGSELEKFHGLCLLKVGYIRLYEGNADQAQRYILQSVPRFEAALRHKPKDIEAMFGRAMAYITLAQMGPQLMTRYAPDVDLALQAMDGVDPYHFLSIEAKAARGLVLPAQLGGDPAKSEVDLELLLQYEPENTEVLCWLAVAQSRNGHDEQARATLKKVLAINPDHLRAKKLLQRM
- a CDS encoding TonB-dependent receptor gives rise to the protein MRTAAAAVVLALLLAAASATAQEEPSDEPFLYWHDFQPPDPNKDFQLAQVYAVDRVQAARTGNVLSGHVLSRHQYRLAQDGLLELPAVYLTRRTLLLEAPVLRGLSGPRVLLMLDGLSADPMVWPDAPYEDLSYVDPQATGRIEVVRGPASSLYGSGALGGAVSAESVLRQDFRTGFDFSSGLLGRIGSGAGEQLGSLALESNVTDYFGGTGVASFSVVQDHDAGGSLGRRPDNGYRRQDLTMTLNVPDRGNLDADAVISLHDIDRFGDTPRINESRRELYRLRLRSNNFGQALEWIELSGGAYLRHRRRSMPIDPAQPSIDREHSLSGQARLSSSLRMGRFFAMLFGADWISDRYEGRRDGPGNTPPALPDDAHAQRLGLYSEIEFEPLPWLHIVPAARGEWLWAEARREIQGLPTQDVSLDNFDHAESISSVLDVGRDLHLFGRFERAYRFPEMAQIAGLETGAGALLVPARDIRPERLTSVEAGLRYDDGKSRFDLCSAWSHLDQGFVLEPAQLDGRDELGGRKLLRAINNGELTLYSIEGDAQFKLGLNWMYQIQGAYTWGRDEYADAAADGVPPYFGSTLLHWNSDDERISFEPYMEWAAPQRRVGQTDRLYPLQGRKTAGYVTYNGRMLFEVTRYIRVMIEGRNLADARVRRNSSTEFEPGRSFLATVQMHF